TGCGGCACGGCCTTCACCACGATCGGCATGAACCAGTGGTTCACCCCGCAGATCTGGTTGCACTGGCCGTAGAAGGTGCCCACGCGGTCGGCGCGCATCCAGGTCTCCAGCGTACGGCCGGGGATGGTGTAGCGCTGCACGCCGAGGCTCGGCACGAAGAAGCTGTGGATCACGTCCACGCCCTGCGTCATGACGCGGATGGTGCGGCCCACGGGCACCACCAGCGGCTCGTCCACTTCCAGGCTGCGGAACTGGCCGGCGCGGATGTCCTCGTCCTGGATGGGGCGGCTGTCGAAGGCGAAGTTGCCATGGTCCGGGAAGCGATAGTTCCAGTACCACTGATGGCCGGTCACGTTGATCGTGAGGTCGGCGTCGCGGGCGCGGTCCTGGTAGTAGATCAGCCGGAAGGAGGGCACCGCGATGACCAGCAGGATCAGCACCGGGATCACCGTCCAGGCGATCTCGAGCGGGGTGTTGTGGCTGTTCTGCGAGGGGACGGGGTTCGCCTTCTCGTTGTAGCGCCACATCACCCAGGCCAGCAGGATGGCCACGAAGATCGTGATGACCACGATGATCCAGAAGACCAACTCGTTGAAGCTGGAGATGGCGTCCTTGATCGGCCCGCCCGATTCCTGCAGCCCCATGCCCCACGGCACAGGGGCGCCCACCATGGGCGCCTGGGTTTGCGCGAAGGCCATGCCGCCCGCCGCCACCAGCCCCAGGATTGCCATTCCGAGAATTCGTCCGATACGCCCGATCACGCGCCGCACCTTGCCCCAAAACCTGAAGCGACGGCCCGGGGCCATCGCCCGGTGGCCACATCGGCCACCTGCGGGCGCAACATGGCATGCCCTCTTCGAGGGGCCGGCCCGGCGCCGCGCGCGGACCATAGGCGGCGTGCGACGGGCCGACAAGCCTCGCGGCGCTGCAACAAAGGGGTTTTTTGGGCCGGCCGGGGCTGGCGAAAGCGTTTCGCGCACGGCCCAAACCAGGGCGTGCGCTAGCCGCCCTCGATGATCTCGCTCTCGCCGCCCTCGGCCACGTGGTCCACCATGTCCGTCAGCATCGAGCGGATGTGCGGGTCCCCCACCATGTAGAAGACCTGCCGGCCGCGCCGGTCGGCCGTCAGCAGCCGGGCCGCACGCAGAAGCCGCAGGTGGTGCGAGACGAGGCTGGGCGAGATCGCCAGCATGTCCGCCGTGGCGCCGACGGAAACGGGCTGGTCCAGGCAGGCCAGGATGATCTTGAGGCGCGTGGGGTCGCTCATCAGGCGGAACATCTCCGCCAGCTCGAACACCTCGTCCTCGTTGATGCGCACGCCCGTTGCCATCGTTGCAGCTTCGGCCCACCCGCGCCGCAACACAAGAGATGTTCCGCGGCCGAATAGCCTTGACGTGACCGCACGCCGGGACAAGGTTCGGAGACAAGTCTCTGATTTAATTTGAGGAATGAACAGGTGAACAGCTATTCATCCATCCCTCGCCGGGCGATCTTGGCCCTCGCCCTGCCCGCCTTCGCCCTGGCTCTGCCCGGCGGCAGCCGGGCCCAGCCCGCCCGGCCGGTGGCCCTGGCCACCACCGGCATGGTGGCCGACCTGGTGCGCGGCGTGGGCGGCTCCGCACTCACCACGGAGACGCTGATCGGCGAGGGCGTGGACCCGCACCTGTTCCGGCCCACGCGCAATGACATCGCCCGCATCCTGCGCGCCGACGCCCTCTTCTTCAACGGACACCGGCTGGAGGGGCGGATGCATGACGTGCTGGACCGCGCGGCCGCCCAGGGAAAGCCCTCCCTCGCCGTCGCCGAGGCCATCCCGCGCTCCCGCCTGCGTCAGCATGACGACTACCCCGACGCGGCCGACCCGCATGTCTGGATGGACCCCATGCTCTGGGCCGAAGCGCTGCCCGCCATCGCCGCCACCCTGTCCCGCCTGCCCAGGCTCGGCGGCGACCTCCAGGCCGGCGTCGCCACCACCCGCGCGCAGCTGCATCGCCTGGACGCCTATGCGCGGGACGTGCTGGCGCCGATCCCGGCGGAGCGGCGCGTGCTGGTCACGGCGCATGACGCCTTCGCCTATTTCGGCCTGCGCTACCAGTTCCAGGTCGAATCCATCCAGGGCCTCTCGACCGAGGCCGAGGCGAGCCTCAGCCGCATCGAGGCCATGGTCCGGTTGATCGTGGACCGGCGCATCCCCGCCATCTTCACCGAGAGCTCGGTGCCCGACCGCGCGGTGCGCGCGCTGATCGAGGGTGTCGCGGCGCGCGGCCACCAGCTCCGGCTGGGCGGCACGCTCTTCTCCGACTCCATGGGCCGGCCCGGCACCTACCGGGGCACCTATGAGGGCATGATGGACCACAACATCACCACCATTTCCCGCGCGCTGGGCGGTTCCGCGCCCGAGCGCGGGCTGAACGGGCGACTGTGACAGCACCCTTCTCCGTCTCCGGTCTCAGTGTCAGCTATGCCGGGCGCCCCGCGCTGCGCGACGTGACCTGGGAGGCGGCACCCGGGCTGACCGCCATCCTCGGCCCCAATGGCGCGGGGAAATCCACCCTGCTCAAGGCGGCGCTCGGCCTGATTCCGGCCGATTCGGGGGAGGCGCGCTTCTTCGGCCTGCCGCTCGACCAGGCGCGCGCGCGCGTCGCCTACCTGCCGCAGCGGGCCAGCGTGGACTGGGATTTCCCGGCCAGCGCGCTCGACATCGTCGCCATGGCGCGGCTGCCGCGCATGCGCTGGTGGGGCAGCGTGCCGCGCGCCGAGCGGGAGATGGCGCGCGCGGCCCTCGCTTCCGTCGGCCTTGCCGATTTCGCGGACCGGCAGATCGGCCGCCTGTCCGGCGGGCAGCAGCAGCGCGTCTTCCTGGCCCGCGCCCTCGCCCAGGGCGCCGACCTCTTCCTGATGGACGAGCCCATGGCCGC
This region of Sediminicoccus rosea genomic DNA includes:
- a CDS encoding ArsR/SmtB family transcription factor, whose product is MATGVRINEDEVFELAEMFRLMSDPTRLKIILACLDQPVSVGATADMLAISPSLVSHHLRLLRAARLLTADRRGRQVFYMVGDPHIRSMLTDMVDHVAEGGESEIIEGG
- a CDS encoding metal ABC transporter ATP-binding protein, with translation MTAPFSVSGLSVSYAGRPALRDVTWEAAPGLTAILGPNGAGKSTLLKAALGLIPADSGEARFFGLPLDQARARVAYLPQRASVDWDFPASALDIVAMARLPRMRWWGSVPRAEREMARAALASVGLADFADRQIGRLSGGQQQRVFLARALAQGADLFLMDEPMAAVDAVTEQTILGVLHDLAREGKSVLMVHHDLSLITAHFDQVLILAGGVIAAGPVGEAFTDASIARAFGGLPGRPAA
- the coxB gene encoding cytochrome c oxidase subunit II — encoded protein: MAILGLVAAGGMAFAQTQAPMVGAPVPWGMGLQESGGPIKDAISSFNELVFWIIVVITIFVAILLAWVMWRYNEKANPVPSQNSHNTPLEIAWTVIPVLILLVIAVPSFRLIYYQDRARDADLTINVTGHQWYWNYRFPDHGNFAFDSRPIQDEDIRAGQFRSLEVDEPLVVPVGRTIRVMTQGVDVIHSFFVPSLGVQRYTIPGRTLETWMRADRVGTFYGQCNQICGVNHWFMPIVVKAVPQAEFDAWVASARTRFARQDDQAAPALADAAGDTIRIAAARQ
- a CDS encoding metal ABC transporter solute-binding protein, Zn/Mn family, producing the protein MNSYSSIPRRAILALALPAFALALPGGSRAQPARPVALATTGMVADLVRGVGGSALTTETLIGEGVDPHLFRPTRNDIARILRADALFFNGHRLEGRMHDVLDRAAAQGKPSLAVAEAIPRSRLRQHDDYPDAADPHVWMDPMLWAEALPAIAATLSRLPRLGGDLQAGVATTRAQLHRLDAYARDVLAPIPAERRVLVTAHDAFAYFGLRYQFQVESIQGLSTEAEASLSRIEAMVRLIVDRRIPAIFTESSVPDRAVRALIEGVAARGHQLRLGGTLFSDSMGRPGTYRGTYEGMMDHNITTISRALGGSAPERGLNGRL